AGTGAATCCGTAGTCACTCTGTTCATAAATGCCACCAGCGTACCAGGAGTTCTTCATATGTAAGCTGATTATGGAATTGTTATTATAAGTTACCTTACAAGTGGTCTTATAATAATATGTATCATCTATATTTTTAAAAGCATTATTATCTATGGATATATCTGTGTAATCCTTTAGACTCTGCGCAGTCTCCGACTGCATATATGCTTCACTTTCCGCTTTTAATGTATCGTTTATTTTCTTTATTTCACTTGATGAACCTTTAATTTCCGGGTATTGAAAAGATACTACCCCTCTAACTATTCCTTCTTTATCTTTATACGTTACTTTATCTTTTTTCATAGTATATTCTACTTTTGTCTCTGATGCTAAAACTTTCGGATTTGCTACTATAGTTATTGTGAACAATACTATAATACAGGTAATAAGTTTAAATCTATTTTTATTCATAATAAAACCCTTTCCTTTTATATATTTGGTTTAATATTTTAAAAATTTTAATAAACTATCCTAATCAATTTTCTAAGCAAAAACCGCTATACAACCTAAGTCATATAACGGCTTTATCATCTCTTATTCAAAATGTGTACAAATCGTATACTACGACCTCTTACATTCTCTAAACCTTTATTTTACTGGTCTTAATTCTAATGTGTTAGGTGTTCACTGATATGCTAAGGCATATCACTCCAAAACATTAATCTAAAGTGTAAGGCATTAAAGCGATGTGTCTTGCTCTCTTAACAGCTACTGTAAGAGCTCTCTGATGTTTTGCACAGTTTCCTGTGATTCTTCTAGGAAGAATTTTACCTCTTTCAGATACATATCTCTTTAATTTGTTCACGTCTTTATAATCAATTTCAGTATGGTTTTTGTCTGCGCAAAATACACAAACTTTCTTTCTTCTACGAGTGGTTCTTCTCTTCATTGGAGAATCGCCTTTATCACTTCTATCGTTTCTGTCATTTTTATTAAATGCCATAACTGACCTCCTTATCCGATAAATATATTTTTATTTCATATATTATTCTTAATGCTTAATTGAATGGAAGTTCTTCATCTAAACCGTCCGGTATATTCATAAAACCGTCACCAGCAGCCTGGCTTGGAGCCGGCCTTGATGTCTGTTGGTAGCCTGAATCACCGCCGCTTGCTGCTTTACTTTCAGCAAATTCCTGTTCTTCCACTACTACATCGGTTGTATATACTTTAACTCCATCCTTGTTGGTATAGCTACCAGTCTGGATACGTCCGGTAACAGCAATTTTAGTCCCTTGTTTTAAGTATTTTTCCGCAAATTCAGCAGCCTTACCAAATGATACACAGTTGATAAAATCTGCATCCGGTTCTCCGGGTCTTTTAAATCTGCGGTCAACTGCCAATGAGTATCTAGCAATTGCCATAGAATTCTCACCTTGAGAATATCTGACTTCCGGGTCTCTTGTTAAGCGACCCATTAAAATGACTTTGTTCATACTAAAGAAAACCTCCTTTATTATGCGTCCCGTCTAATGCATAAGAATCTGATTACATTTTCCATTATGCGAATACGATCTTCAACTTCGCCTGGGCATGTTGAATCAGCATCGAATCGGATGAAATAATAGAAACCTTCTTTCATTTTCTGAACTTCGTAAGCTAATCTCTTCTTACCCCATTCATCAACATTAGTAACTGTACCGCCGAATCTTGCAATAAGCTCTTTTACAGCTTCTACAGTTGTTGTTCTGGCTTCATCCTCGATTTTTGCATTTACAACTAAGGCTAATTCATATTGATTCATAGTTGTCTGCACCTCCTTTTGGTCTCTGGCCCTTTATCCCAGCTGCCGAGTGGCTTGCCGATAAACCATTCCGTTTATGTGTAAAGAGCAAGGAAATTTTTGTATAACATATCACAAGTAAGTATTATAACATATAATTTTCAGCTTGGCAACCTTCATTTTCTCATTTTTCTAGAGTGCAGTGCCGTTTATCTTCCAAGACTTCTGATATTTTCTACCGGATAAAGTTTTGTAATTCTACCTGCCGGTACAAACTGAATAAATACAGTTATTATTAAGTACAACAGACATATCACTCCATGGAGAAGCCAGGGATACTTCCATAAGCTCTCAGCTTTTATGGTATAAAGCAGTCCTTTAAAGTCCATGGAAGACAAATCGACCTTCCATATTGTCATAATGAATAGAATCAAAAACAGTAACAGGTTTGAGACAATAATTGCAATGATTCCCTGCAAAAAACCCTCTGTAAGATACTGCTTCACAAACTGGCTTCGTGTAATACCCATGGACTGCAAGATACCTATCCGGTTCTTTTCCTGTTCTATTTTTGATACAAGGGTATTATAAAGCACTATAAACCCAATCGCCGCCGAGGTAAATCCCAGCAAAGCAATTACCAAAGCATTATTAAACGCTTCCTTCCACAATTGCTCATTGCTCTCCCTGTAGTTATAAAGAGTAAACCCGCGATTGTTTGCATACGATAGAAGAGTCGCATCTAAGACCTCTGGATTCTCGACCTTTCCTGTTTCAATCTTCCATAAAGTCCTGCCATAGCTGTTAGGATATAGAGCTGCTACCATTTCCTTCATCTGCTCAATAGATAAACGGAATAAGCCAAGTCTTGATTTTGCATACAGAGTTTCCATCCCTGTAACAGACCCTATCACAGTATAACTATTCACATTACCGGAAAATGGCCAGATGCCTTCTTCCATAAAATAATATAGTATTCCCCCAACCGTTACCTTTTTACTGGTCTGACTGACAACTATAGTCTCTCCCACTACTTTTTCTTCATCAGCG
The nucleotide sequence above comes from Anaerocolumna cellulosilytica. Encoded proteins:
- a CDS encoding PdaC/SigV domain-containing protein, translating into MNKNRFKLITCIIVLFTITIVANPKVLASETKVEYTMKKDKVTYKDKEGIVRGVVSFQYPEIKGSSSEIKKINDTLKAESEAYMQSETAQSLKDYTDISIDNNAFKNIDDTYYYKTTCKVTYNNNSIISLHMKNSWYAGGIYEQSDYGFTYDIKTGNKLGLKDVVSGDAKSIKNKIVASGKKYLTTDGVLDQKAYDIIKSYKLKDYKFYLSKNKVYICFESYELGMNRWDIFSIKSKFK
- the rpsR gene encoding 30S ribosomal protein S18, whose product is MAFNKNDRNDRSDKGDSPMKRRTTRRRKKVCVFCADKNHTEIDYKDVNKLKRYVSERGKILPRRITGNCAKHQRALTVAVKRARHIALMPYTLD
- a CDS encoding single-stranded DNA-binding protein, coding for MNKVILMGRLTRDPEVRYSQGENSMAIARYSLAVDRRFKRPGEPDADFINCVSFGKAAEFAEKYLKQGTKIAVTGRIQTGSYTNKDGVKVYTTDVVVEEQEFAESKAASGGDSGYQQTSRPAPSQAAGDGFMNIPDGLDEELPFN
- the rpsF gene encoding 30S ribosomal protein S6, giving the protein MNQYELALVVNAKIEDEARTTTVEAVKELIARFGGTVTNVDEWGKKRLAYEVQKMKEGFYYFIRFDADSTCPGEVEDRIRIMENVIRFLCIRRDA